The sequence AGAAGACAAAGGCAGTGCCATTGCTCTCATGTGTGCCGCCCTCCTCTTCTTGGGCACATGGCCAGCATTGCTCACCCTGTTGGAGCGCAGGGGACGGCTACCGCAGCACACGTACCTTGATTACTCAATCACCAACCTCCTCGCCGCAGTCCTCATTGCGCTCACCTTGGGCCAGCTTGGGGAGAGCAAGCAAAACATGCCCAATTTCTTCACCCAACTCACTCAGGTTAGCTGTCTAAGTAATCATTCATTTATTTATGCAAGAACTTCCTGATGAGACAATCGATGGTTCATCCAGTTTGCTGACTCTCAATGAATTGTTTGATGAAGGATAACTGGCCTTCGGTGCTGTTTGCAATGGCAGGGGGTCTTGTGCTCAGTATTGGGAACCTTTCTACACAGTATGCTTGGGCATATGTGGGTCTCTCAGTTACTGAGGTTATATGTGCAAGTATGGTTGTTGTAATAGGTAAGTTGATCCCTGCAAACTGAATGCAGTAAACATTCTTATTATTTTTTCTGGTTATGCTTCTGATGATACATGTGACGTACAGCTCA comes from Triticum aestivum cultivar Chinese Spring chromosome 5B, IWGSC CS RefSeq v2.1, whole genome shotgun sequence and encodes:
- the LOC123110983 gene encoding ureide permease 1, encoding MFIVEDKGSAIALMCAALLFLGTWPALLTLLERRGRLPQHTYLDYSITNLLAAVLIALTLGQLGESKQNMPNFFTQLTQDNWPSVLFAMAGGLVLSIGNLSTQYAWAYVGLSVTEVICASMVVVIGTTLNYFLDNRINRADILLPKKAFAPLYR